A window of the Anaerosoma tenue genome harbors these coding sequences:
- a CDS encoding iron-containing alcohol dehydrogenase produces MIPDYYEFCNSAKIVSGTKAIEHIGYELASLGASRPLVLTNKQLRDLKVATVVLDALKDTEAEVVAVYDDVPVDSSVVVVNDVARVYRETGADAIVAVGGGSVLDTAKGATIVLTHGAEDLMEYRGAESLMGRRAVAFIAIPTTAGTGSEVTSAAVIKDTERHVKMGFTSLSLLPDVAILDPRMTVGLPPRLTASTAMDALTHAVESFSCVQANPLSDCYARAAIDLIREYLPTVMADPKDRGARLALANAALLAGAAFSNAMVGIVHAMGHATGGVADVPHGDAMAILLPHGMTYNLDAAGDRYGELLMNLAGAEAYASTPRDERPAAAVEAVRSMMRTLHEQAGLPLTLGEAGVLPEHVSEIATAALNDGAMSMNPKQPTYEELTTILKDAL; encoded by the coding sequence GTGATCCCCGACTACTACGAGTTCTGCAACTCGGCCAAGATCGTCTCGGGCACGAAGGCGATCGAGCACATCGGGTACGAGCTCGCCTCTCTCGGCGCGAGCAGGCCGCTCGTGCTCACCAACAAGCAGCTGCGCGACCTCAAGGTGGCCACCGTGGTGCTCGATGCGCTCAAGGACACCGAGGCCGAGGTGGTCGCGGTCTACGACGACGTCCCAGTGGACAGCTCTGTGGTCGTGGTCAACGACGTCGCGCGTGTGTACCGGGAGACGGGCGCGGACGCGATCGTGGCCGTGGGGGGCGGATCGGTTCTGGACACCGCCAAGGGCGCGACCATCGTGCTCACGCATGGCGCCGAGGACCTCATGGAGTACCGGGGCGCCGAGAGTCTGATGGGGCGCCGCGCCGTGGCGTTCATCGCGATCCCCACGACGGCCGGGACCGGCTCCGAGGTCACGTCAGCGGCGGTCATCAAGGACACGGAGCGCCACGTGAAGATGGGGTTCACTTCGCTCTCGCTGCTGCCGGATGTGGCGATCCTCGACCCGCGCATGACGGTGGGGTTGCCGCCGCGCCTGACCGCCTCAACGGCCATGGATGCGCTCACGCACGCGGTCGAATCGTTCAGCTGCGTGCAGGCCAACCCGCTCTCCGACTGCTACGCGCGCGCCGCGATCGATCTCATACGCGAGTATCTGCCCACGGTGATGGCCGATCCCAAGGACCGGGGCGCGCGGCTCGCGCTTGCCAACGCCGCGCTCCTGGCGGGAGCGGCGTTCAGCAACGCGATGGTGGGCATCGTGCACGCGATGGGCCACGCGACCGGGGGCGTGGCCGACGTGCCGCACGGGGATGCGATGGCGATCCTGCTTCCACACGGCATGACGTACAACCTGGACGCGGCAGGCGACCGGTACGGTGAGCTGCTCATGAATCTCGCCGGCGCCGAAGCCTACGCGTCCACCCCCCGCGATGAGCGCCCGGCGGCGGCGGTCGAAGCCGTACGTTCGATGATGCGCACGCTTCACGAGCAGGCGGGCCTTCCGCTCACGCTCGGTGAGGCGGGCGTGCTGCCCGAGCACGTCTCGGAGATCGCAACGGCCGCGCTCAACGACGGCGCGATGTCGATGAACCCGAAGCAGCCCACCTATGAGGAGCTCACCACCATCCTGAAGGACGCACTGTGA